Proteins from a single region of Dysosmobacter acutus:
- a CDS encoding DEAD/DEAH box helicase family protein has protein sequence MTNFDFLKSDAQFSAFANAAIAAERVYQIDVPTCVLNCRRALEFAVKWIYSVDEGLAMPYQDNLVSLMNTREFQDLLDDRNLWRRMDSIRKMGNVAAHSAQKLSKGQAQLALENLFYFMDFVACCYSSGYQPREFDKSLLEAPAPTAAPTTTPEVDLKALMAENESLRAQLTARRTEQEKNYVSKPLDLTEYETRKRYIDTMLQDADWTEGVDWISEYPLEGMPSKSGEGFADYVLFGSDGRPLAVLEAKRTCKDVAVGRQQAKLYADLLEQKFGRRPVIFLSNGFDTRIWNDRYYNERPVSGIYAKRDLEKEFNKLTIRTHLDDIQISNAISDYYYQKEAIRAVCEAFDRENRRKALLVMATGSGKTRTVISLVDVLLRHGWVKNVLFLADRNSLVTQAKRAFTNFLPDLSVINLCEDKEHVSARAVFSTYQTMMGCIDDVRDEAGGKLFTVGHFDLIIVDEAHRSIYRKYQDIFNYFDAHLVGLTATPRDEIDKNTYGIFELEEGVPTYGYELDQAVQDGYLVDFRSLETTLKFPSKGIAYDELSADDREQYEDSFTDENGDLPDRIESAALNEWVFNEDTIRKALDILMTQGIRVDYGNKLGKTIIFAKNHRHAEKICEVFNREYPACVGWARVIDNYTNYAQSAIDEFSTPDKLPQIAISVDMLDTGIDVRDIVNLVFFKKVMSKSKFWQMIGRGTRLCPGLLDGKDKECFYIFDFCDNFAFFRVNPKGKEAALQTSLQERIFNLKSQIVLRLQELEYQTEELAAFRKNLVAELLNAVRGLRELGGFAVRQHLRYVERFSDPEAYTALTYENTLQLEELAPLLPPSTDEATAVQFDSLMYGIELAYLVGKTYTKARKDLMKKIRAVADVSNIPAINTQKAFLDQLLHTDYVESAGINEFEQIREAMRDLIKYIPLKERHFVETDLADEIVSMEWHESELESHDLDSYKKKVNYYIRQHQDELVIAKLHSNQPLTEQDVEQLERILWSEVGTKEEYQREYGAKPLGELVREIVGLDMNAAKAAFSQYLGDVNLDQRQSYFVNQIINYIVRNGLMKDLSVLQDTPFTAHGSVVEIFTDMNVWMKVRKVIESINANAVA, from the coding sequence ATGACCAATTTCGACTTCCTCAAATCTGACGCTCAGTTCTCCGCCTTTGCCAATGCGGCCATCGCAGCCGAGCGGGTCTATCAGATCGATGTGCCCACCTGTGTGCTGAACTGTCGGCGGGCTCTGGAGTTTGCCGTCAAGTGGATATACTCGGTGGATGAGGGCCTGGCCATGCCCTATCAGGACAACTTGGTCAGCCTGATGAACACCCGGGAGTTTCAAGACCTACTGGACGACCGGAACCTGTGGCGGCGGATGGACAGCATCCGCAAGATGGGCAACGTGGCCGCCCACAGCGCGCAGAAGCTCTCAAAGGGACAGGCCCAGCTGGCCTTGGAAAACCTATTCTACTTCATGGATTTTGTGGCCTGCTGTTACAGCTCAGGCTATCAGCCCAGGGAGTTCGACAAATCCCTGCTGGAGGCCCCCGCCCCGACCGCCGCGCCAACCACTACGCCCGAGGTGGATCTTAAAGCACTCATGGCAGAGAACGAGAGCCTCCGCGCCCAGCTCACTGCCCGGCGGACCGAGCAGGAGAAAAACTATGTCTCCAAGCCCCTGGACCTTACCGAGTATGAAACCCGCAAGCGCTACATCGACACCATGCTCCAGGATGCGGACTGGACCGAGGGCGTGGACTGGATTTCCGAATATCCCCTGGAGGGGATGCCCAGCAAGTCCGGCGAGGGCTTTGCCGACTATGTGCTTTTTGGCAGCGACGGCAGACCCTTAGCGGTGCTGGAGGCGAAGCGCACCTGTAAGGATGTGGCTGTGGGGCGGCAGCAGGCAAAGCTGTACGCGGATTTGCTGGAGCAGAAGTTTGGCCGCAGACCCGTCATCTTCCTGTCCAACGGTTTTGATACCCGTATCTGGAACGACCGCTATTACAACGAGCGTCCGGTGTCCGGCATCTACGCCAAGCGGGATTTGGAGAAAGAGTTCAACAAGCTCACCATCCGTACACACTTGGATGACATCCAAATCAGCAACGCCATCTCCGACTACTACTACCAGAAGGAAGCGATCCGGGCGGTGTGTGAGGCATTTGACCGGGAAAACCGCCGCAAAGCCCTGCTGGTTATGGCCACCGGCTCGGGCAAGACCCGGACGGTCATCTCTTTGGTGGACGTGCTGTTGCGCCACGGCTGGGTGAAAAACGTGCTTTTTCTGGCCGACCGCAACAGCTTGGTTACCCAAGCCAAACGGGCCTTCACCAATTTTCTGCCGGACCTATCCGTTATAAACCTGTGTGAGGACAAAGAGCATGTCTCGGCACGGGCGGTTTTCTCCACCTACCAGACCATGATGGGATGCATCGACGACGTACGGGACGAGGCCGGCGGAAAGCTCTTTACGGTGGGGCACTTCGATCTGATTATCGTGGACGAGGCCCACCGCAGTATTTACCGCAAATATCAGGATATTTTCAACTACTTCGACGCCCATCTGGTGGGCCTTACCGCCACGCCCCGGGATGAGATCGACAAGAATACATATGGCATTTTTGAGTTGGAGGAGGGCGTGCCCACCTATGGGTATGAGCTGGACCAAGCAGTGCAGGACGGCTATCTGGTGGATTTCCGCAGCCTTGAGACCACCTTGAAGTTTCCAAGCAAGGGCATTGCCTACGACGAGCTTTCCGCCGATGACAGGGAACAGTATGAGGACTCGTTTACCGATGAAAACGGCGATCTGCCGGACCGGATTGAAAGCGCGGCCCTCAACGAGTGGGTCTTTAACGAGGATACCATCCGTAAGGCCCTGGATATTTTGATGACGCAGGGCATCCGGGTGGATTATGGAAACAAACTGGGAAAAACAATTATTTTCGCGAAGAATCACCGTCATGCCGAAAAAATTTGTGAGGTATTTAACCGGGAATATCCCGCCTGTGTAGGCTGGGCAAGGGTTATTGACAACTATACCAACTATGCACAAAGTGCGATTGACGAGTTTTCCACGCCGGACAAGCTGCCTCAAATTGCAATCTCCGTGGACATGCTGGATACAGGAATTGATGTACGGGATATTGTCAACCTGGTATTTTTCAAGAAGGTCATGAGCAAGTCCAAGTTTTGGCAGATGATTGGCCGCGGAACCCGCCTATGCCCGGGATTGCTGGACGGAAAAGATAAGGAATGTTTCTATATTTTTGATTTCTGCGATAACTTTGCGTTCTTCCGCGTCAATCCCAAAGGCAAGGAGGCGGCCCTCCAGACATCATTGCAGGAGAGAATTTTTAACTTGAAGTCGCAGATTGTCCTCCGTCTTCAGGAGCTGGAGTATCAGACTGAAGAACTCGCGGCCTTTCGGAAGAACTTGGTAGCTGAGTTGTTGAATGCGGTGCGAGGTCTTAGAGAATTGGGCGGTTTTGCTGTGCGCCAGCATCTGCGGTATGTGGAGCGGTTCTCAGATCCGGAGGCTTATACGGCCCTGACTTATGAGAATACCCTTCAACTGGAAGAACTGGCTCCGCTCCTGCCGCCCAGTACGGACGAGGCCACTGCGGTCCAATTCGACTCTTTGATGTATGGGATCGAACTGGCTTATCTGGTTGGTAAGACATATACGAAGGCCAGAAAGGACTTGATGAAAAAAATCAGGGCAGTGGCCGATGTATCGAATATTCCAGCCATCAATACACAGAAAGCATTTTTAGATCAGCTCCTCCACACTGACTATGTGGAATCCGCTGGGATCAACGAATTTGAACAGATCCGAGAGGCTATGCGTGACCTGATCAAGTATATACCCTTGAAAGAACGGCATTTTGTAGAGACTGATTTGGCAGACGAGATTGTGTCCATGGAATGGCATGAGTCGGAGCTGGAAAGTCACGACTTGGACAGCTACAAGAAAAAAGTGAATTACTATATTCGTCAGCATCAGGATGAGCTGGTCATCGCCAAGCTTCACAGCAATCAGCCGCTGACTGAGCAGGATGTGGAGCAGTTGGAACGCATCCTCTGGAGTGAGGTCGGAACAAAAGAGGAATATCAGCGGGAATACGGCGCCAAGCCGTTGGGGGAGCTGGTTCGTGAGATCGTGGGCCTGGACATGAACGCGGCGAAGGCAGCGTTCTCACAGTATTTAGGCGATGTGAATTTGGACCAGAGGCAGAGCTACTTCGTGAATCAAATTATCAATTATATTGTCAGGAATGGACTGATGAAAGACCTGTCCGTACTGCAAGACACGCCTTTTACCGCTCACGGCAGCGTTGTTGAGATTTTCACGGATATGAATGTCTGGATGAAAGTCCGCAAAGTAATCGAGTCCATCAATGCCAATGCGGTAGCCTGA
- a CDS encoding ATP-binding protein, whose amino-acid sequence MFRSAMKELEKWKAKKRRKPLIIRGARQVGKTWLMKEFGATAYAHTIYINFDNNERMKLLFGGSFSVERIVTGLELYAGQKIDADSTLLIFDEVQEVPQALAALKYFNEDAPQYQIICAGSLLGVALHPGTSFPVGKVEFLDLYPLSFFEFMMAMGKEQYVDLLQRGDFEMASTFRQDYIDMLKHYYYVGGMPEVVQAFADNRDFNEAREIQQRILAAYEQDFSKHAPNEVVPRIRMLWNSIPAQLAKENKKFIYGLIKEGARAKEYELAMLWLTDCGLVHKVHRVSAPNLPLKAYEDLKAFKLFLLDVGLLSCMVGLRQDVLLDGNVLFNEFKGALTEQYVLQQLKTIKGLNIYYWTAERGTAEVDFVIDNGSDVIPVEVKAEVNLQAKSLKVYREKFKPQLSIRTSMTEYRQEDWLLNLPLWAVETIARG is encoded by the coding sequence ATGTTTCGATCTGCAATGAAGGAGCTTGAGAAGTGGAAAGCGAAAAAACGACGCAAACCACTCATTATCCGAGGCGCCCGCCAGGTTGGCAAAACGTGGCTGATGAAGGAATTTGGTGCCACGGCGTATGCTCATACTATATATATCAATTTTGACAACAACGAGCGAATGAAACTGCTTTTTGGAGGCAGCTTTTCGGTTGAACGAATTGTCACCGGACTGGAGTTGTATGCTGGGCAGAAAATCGACGCAGACAGTACCCTGCTCATTTTTGATGAGGTGCAGGAGGTGCCCCAGGCGCTTGCAGCGCTCAAATACTTTAACGAGGATGCGCCGCAGTATCAAATCATCTGCGCCGGTTCCTTGTTGGGGGTGGCACTCCATCCCGGCACATCCTTTCCTGTGGGCAAGGTAGAGTTTCTCGATCTCTATCCGCTGTCTTTCTTTGAGTTTATGATGGCTATGGGCAAGGAGCAGTATGTGGACCTGTTGCAAAGAGGTGATTTTGAGATGGCCTCTACCTTTAGGCAAGACTATATCGACATGCTGAAACACTACTACTATGTGGGTGGAATGCCGGAAGTGGTGCAGGCCTTTGCGGACAACCGGGACTTTAACGAGGCGCGGGAGATCCAGCAGCGCATTTTGGCCGCCTACGAGCAGGATTTCTCCAAGCATGCTCCCAATGAGGTAGTCCCCCGTATACGGATGCTTTGGAACAGTATCCCGGCGCAACTGGCCAAAGAGAATAAAAAGTTCATTTATGGCCTCATTAAAGAGGGTGCCAGAGCGAAGGAATACGAGCTGGCCATGCTATGGCTCACCGACTGCGGGCTCGTTCATAAGGTCCACCGGGTGTCTGCTCCTAACCTACCGCTGAAAGCCTATGAGGATTTGAAAGCGTTTAAGTTGTTCCTCTTAGATGTTGGACTGCTGTCCTGCATGGTGGGCCTGCGGCAAGATGTTCTTTTGGACGGCAATGTACTGTTTAATGAATTCAAGGGCGCCTTAACGGAGCAGTATGTGCTTCAGCAACTGAAAACAATCAAAGGATTGAATATCTACTACTGGACGGCCGAGCGCGGAACAGCGGAAGTGGACTTCGTGATTGATAATGGTAGCGATGTGATTCCAGTTGAGGTTAAGGCAGAAGTCAATCTACAAGCCAAAAGTTTAAAGGTGTATCGAGAAAAGTTTAAGCCCCAATTATCCATTCGAACTTCTATGACGGAGTATAGACAAGAGGACTGGTTGCTGAACTTGCCGCTATGGGCAGTGGAAACAATAGCACGCGGTTAG
- a CDS encoding restriction endonuclease subunit S, translating into MRVYIEDVCEILDSRRIPITASNRKAGPYPYLGANGIQDYVADYIFDDDLVLLAEDGGNFCSKERPIAYRASGKCWVNNHAHVLKPKPGLDVDYLCYSLMFYDVSNLINGATRQKLTQSDMRKMQISYPVLEEQKIIVSQLNAVGSLIIKRLQQLTKLDELVKSRFIELFGDPVANPIGWPIRELSEFIEFLTSGSRGWAKYFTNEGEYFITIKNVKNCKITLNDVQHIVPPDNAEARRTKVQEGDLLISITADLGRTGVVLKEIAEHGAYINQHLTCIRLNKAAICPLYVAYYMESEAGKSQFQAKNQSAVKAGLNFNAINTLKLMVPPIELQKEFISFVERTDKSKLAIQKSLDQLETLKKALMQQYFG; encoded by the coding sequence ATGAGAGTCTATATAGAAGATGTTTGTGAAATCTTGGATAGTAGACGTATTCCAATCACAGCTTCAAATAGAAAGGCTGGACCATATCCTTATTTGGGGGCAAACGGGATTCAAGATTATGTGGCAGATTACATTTTTGATGATGATTTGGTTTTACTTGCAGAAGATGGAGGAAATTTTTGCTCAAAAGAGAGACCTATTGCTTATAGAGCATCAGGAAAATGCTGGGTAAATAATCATGCGCATGTTTTAAAGCCTAAACCAGGGCTTGACGTTGATTATTTGTGTTACTCATTGATGTTTTATGACGTAAGTAATCTCATTAACGGAGCGACTCGTCAAAAGCTGACACAATCAGATATGAGAAAAATGCAAATTTCCTATCCTGTATTGGAAGAACAAAAAATAATTGTCTCTCAACTAAATGCAGTAGGTAGTCTGATTATAAAACGTCTTCAGCAACTTACCAAACTGGATGAGTTGGTCAAATCCCGATTTATTGAACTGTTTGGCGATCCCGTAGCAAACCCAATAGGATGGCCGATTCGTGAGTTATCAGAATTTATTGAATTTCTCACATCTGGATCGCGTGGCTGGGCAAAGTACTTTACCAATGAAGGCGAATACTTTATTACAATTAAAAATGTAAAAAATTGTAAAATTACTCTTAATGATGTTCAACATATTGTGCCACCTGATAATGCAGAAGCAAGACGTACAAAAGTTCAAGAAGGCGATTTGTTGATTAGCATCACGGCAGATTTAGGAAGAACTGGCGTTGTTTTAAAAGAAATTGCAGAGCATGGTGCTTATATAAATCAGCATCTGACCTGCATCAGGTTAAACAAAGCCGCAATATGCCCTTTGTATGTTGCATATTACATGGAGAGCGAAGCTGGAAAAAGCCAGTTCCAAGCAAAAAATCAAAGTGCTGTAAAAGCTGGACTTAATTTTAACGCGATCAATACATTGAAGCTAATGGTACCGCCCATAGAACTACAAAAGGAATTTATTTCCTTTGTCGAACGGACTGACAAATCAAAATTAGCCATTCAAAAGAGCCTCGATCAATTGGAAACCCTAAAGAAAGCCCTCATGCAGCAATATTTTGGGTGA
- a CDS encoding type I restriction-modification system subunit M gives MITGELKHKIDSLWETFWTGGLTNPLTVIEQITYLMFIRDLDDTDSLRSKEALMLDQKYTSVFDGEFTVGEKQMPGTQFKWSVFHDLPAAAMFEIVQNGVFPFIKNLHPDKDSAYATYMADAIFMVPTAQKLSQIVDQMDGIYDTVLKEKEKKADVRGDLYEYLLSKLSTAGTNGQFRTPRHIIKMMVELLQPEPGDIICDPAFGTAGFLVAVGEYLQEHYHDELAYDDEKKKQYHNTMFTGYDMDRTMLRIGAMNLMMHGVANPQIAYRDSLSDQNTDTEKYTKIWANPPFKGSLDYDIVATDLLKVCKTKKTELLYLALFLRMLKVGGRCACIVPDGVLFGSSTAHKAIRKELIEKNRLEAVISMPSGVFKPYAGVSTAVLVFTKTGHGGTDEVWFYNMKSDGFSLDDKRVEVQENDIPDIIARFQDLDGEKKRARTEQSFLVSLQEIVDNGYDLSINKYKQVEYVPEEYPSTQEILEDLHKLEMEITKGLEELEGML, from the coding sequence ATGATTACCGGAGAATTAAAACACAAAATAGACAGCCTTTGGGAGACCTTTTGGACCGGCGGACTGACCAATCCGCTGACAGTCATTGAGCAGATTACCTATTTAATGTTTATCCGCGATCTGGACGATACAGATAGCCTCCGCTCCAAAGAGGCTTTGATGCTGGACCAGAAATATACCAGTGTCTTTGACGGGGAATTCACCGTCGGGGAGAAACAAATGCCCGGTACCCAGTTTAAGTGGTCCGTTTTCCATGACCTGCCTGCCGCCGCCATGTTTGAAATCGTCCAAAATGGCGTGTTCCCATTTATTAAAAACCTCCACCCCGATAAGGACAGCGCCTACGCCACCTATATGGCGGACGCTATTTTTATGGTGCCTACCGCTCAGAAATTGAGCCAGATCGTGGATCAAATGGATGGAATTTATGATACTGTACTGAAAGAGAAGGAAAAGAAAGCGGATGTGCGTGGCGACCTGTATGAGTATCTGCTTTCAAAGCTCTCCACGGCAGGCACCAACGGACAGTTCCGCACGCCGAGGCACATCATCAAAATGATGGTGGAGCTGCTTCAGCCAGAACCGGGCGACATCATCTGCGACCCCGCCTTTGGCACCGCCGGTTTTCTGGTGGCTGTGGGAGAGTATCTTCAGGAACATTACCATGATGAACTGGCGTATGACGATGAGAAAAAGAAGCAGTATCATAACACAATGTTTACCGGCTATGATATGGACCGCACCATGCTGCGCATCGGAGCTATGAACCTGATGATGCACGGCGTTGCTAATCCCCAGATTGCATATCGGGACAGCCTTTCCGACCAGAACACGGACACAGAAAAATACACAAAAATTTGGGCCAATCCCCCGTTTAAAGGCAGCTTGGACTATGACATTGTGGCGACAGATTTGTTGAAGGTCTGCAAGACGAAGAAAACAGAGCTGCTATATCTGGCGCTTTTCCTGCGGATGCTGAAAGTGGGCGGGCGGTGCGCCTGCATCGTGCCCGACGGGGTGCTCTTCGGCTCCTCCACCGCCCATAAGGCCATCCGCAAGGAACTGATTGAAAAAAACAGGTTGGAGGCGGTGATCTCCATGCCCTCCGGCGTGTTCAAGCCCTACGCCGGCGTGTCTACCGCCGTATTGGTCTTCACTAAGACCGGACACGGCGGCACGGATGAGGTGTGGTTCTACAACATGAAGTCCGACGGTTTTAGTCTGGATGATAAGCGCGTCGAGGTGCAGGAGAACGACATTCCTGACATCATTGCCCGGTTTCAAGACTTAGATGGGGAGAAGAAACGCGCCCGCACGGAGCAGTCCTTCCTGGTGTCCCTGCAGGAGATCGTGGACAACGGCTACGATTTGTCCATCAACAAGTATAAGCAGGTGGAGTACGTACCCGAGGAGTACCCCTCTACCCAGGAAATTTTGGAGGACCTCCATAAACTGGAGATGGAGATCACCAAGGGCCTGGAGGAGTTGGAGGGGATGCTATGA